Proteins co-encoded in one Raphanus sativus cultivar WK10039 unplaced genomic scaffold, ASM80110v3 Scaffold2112, whole genome shotgun sequence genomic window:
- the LOC130494690 gene encoding ankyrin repeat domain-containing protein 2A-like has protein sequence MASNPEKNPLIPSDEKTESKEESKSPKPESAAAASAASGSSPSSPNPPGLNFNAFDFSNMASILNVHPSIRELAEQIAKDPAFNQLAEQLQRSIPNAAEGGAGGGGFPNIDPQQYVSTMEQVMHNPEFQTMAERLGNALVKDPQMSPFLDAFSNPETAENFTERMARLKEDPELKRILDEIDAGGPSAMMKYWNDKDVLKKLGEAMGMPVVGLPDQTPSAEPEVAEEEEEESIVHQTASLGDVEGLKTALESGGNKDEEDSEGRTALHFACGYGELKCAQVLIDAGASVNAVDKNKNTPLHYAAGYGRKDCVSLLLENGAAVTLQNLDEKTPIDVAKLNNQLEVVKLLEKDAFL, from the exons ATGAGAAAACCGAATCGAAGGAGGAGAGCAAGAGTCCTAAACCGgaatcagcagcagcagcatcagCAGCATCTGGGAGTTCACCTTCATCACCTAACCCTCCTGGCTTGAATTTCAATGCTTTTGATTTCTCAAACATGGCTAGTATCCTCAACGTAC atccAAGCATCAGAGAATTGGCGGAGCAGATTGCTAAAGATCCTGCCTTTAACCAGTTGGCTGAGCAGCTTCAGAGATCTATCCCAAACGCAGCTGAGGGAGgagcaggaggaggaggttTCCCTAACATTGATCCACAACAGTATGTCAGCACAATGGAACAGGTTATGCATAACCCCGAGTTTCAGACCATGGCTGAGCGACTTGGTAACGCCTTGGTCAAG GATCCACAAATGTCTCCCTTTTTGGATGCTTTCTCAAACCCTGAAACAGCTGAGAACTTTACTGAGCGTATGGCACGGTTGAAAGAAGATCCAGAGTTGAAACGTATACTTGATGAGATTGATGCTGGTGGTCCTTCTGCCATGATGAA GTACTGGAATGATAAAGATGTACTGAAAAAGCTTGGTGAAGCAATGGGTATGCCTGTTGTTGGCTTGCCTGACCAGACGCCTTCAGCTGAACCCGAGgtggctgaagaagaagaagaagagtctaTTGTTCATCAAACGGCCAGTCTTGGTGATGTTGAG GGTTTGAAAACCGCTTTGGAATCTGGTGGTaacaaagatgaagaagattctGAAGGAAGGACAGCACTGCATTTTGCGTGTGGATACGGCGAG TTAAAATGTGCTCAAGTTCTTATCGATGCTGGAGCAAGTGTTAACGCTGTTGACAAAAACAAGAACACACCTCTGCATTACGCTGCTGGTTACGGGAGGAAAGATTGTGTTAGCCTTCTCCTTGAGAATGGTGCAGCAGT GACTCTGCAAAACCTAGACGAGAAGACACCCATTGATGTGGCTAAGCTCAATAACCAGCTCGAGGTGGTGAAGCTGCTCGAGAAAGATGCTTTCCTCTGA